The Apium graveolens cultivar Ventura chromosome 3, ASM990537v1, whole genome shotgun sequence sequence CAAGGAATCAGATAGTAACCTTAAAGTCCTGTGCAATTTCACGAACCAGCCTCTGGAACGGGAGTTTCCTGATCAACAGCTCAGTACTCTTCTGATATTTGCGAATTTCactacacatatacatcacaattAACACTCAGCATCAACAATTACAAACATACATAATAATTCACACATTACAATTATAACAAATTAAGAAAATACAAACCGGAGAGCAACAGTTCCGGGACGATATCGATGTGGCTTCTTAACTCCACCGGTAGTGGGAGCAGACTTGCGAGCAGCCTTGGTAGCAAGCTGCTTCCTCGGTGCCTTTCCTCCCGTAGACTTGCGAGCAGTTTGTTTTGTTCGAGCCATCTGATACCAAAACATAAGCACAATGTTAATAACCTCCTAATACACTAACCTAATCTCTTCACTTTCCCCCAATTCACATTCAAATAACTAAATCTAATTATTTTATACCATATTTGAGTCAATTACAAAACCCTAAATTCACAAAACCAACAAATTAGCCACAATATTAAACGCAAACAACGAATTGAAACTCAAAGAATGCAAATTGATTAATAAAACGAAACAATTGATAAAAAATAAAACTCAAACCCTAGGGGGAAGCGGAAATGGAAGCATCACACGACTTACGTATTAACACCGgggggcgagagagagagagagagagagagagagagagagagtacctCTCTAAATTCTTCTGGGGATCTCTGTTGCGAATATTTTTGGATTTGCAGATAAAGTTTGGATGTAATTTCTGTGATTACTGTGCTTGTATTTATACTTGTACGGACTTACCGACTTGAATGATTTGACGGCCAAGATTTGCAATCCGCGTGTTTTTTTAATTTGTATCTAACGGCTTTTGTTGTGTcttgttatgaatttttagtgaaaTGGGCGGTCAGGATATAATCTCCGAGTTTCACTGGGATTGAAAGGATTACGTGGATGTGTTCGATTGGTTAAAAGGTTCAGCCGTTTTTCGCTTACTTGGGGCATGGttgtaaaaataaaaattagCTATCGGTAGAGGCACCGGCTATTAGGGATTAATTGATAATTTGGGAATTAATTAGGAGGATTAATCGGAATAAAAATTGGAtgaatatttaatttttaatttgatataattttataaataatggTATTAGAGcacatataaaatattattatcatTGAGTACCTATTTATAGGGTTTTATATCAAAGTGTCCACCGAACTCGTTAAGATATAGTATCAAGTATCTACTCAATCTACACGGCGACTCATTTAAACCACTAAAATACTAATATATGTCACCCTGTaagattttttaattttttttaacgAAAAACGTTAACTTCAAAATTTTGTAATCAAACAACGTATATTTTTGTTGAGCTGTCAGACACGTGGAATTGAGATAAATAAGTAAAACTAGAATCAAAACTAAACATTTAACACGTCATCAGggatattaaaaaaataaaaaaatggaaTTTATAACAGAAAAAAAAAGCCAAGATACGTGAAATATATACACACctaaacccaatcaaaatccacTTCGTTCTCAAAAGGGGTAAAACCCTGCATAATTGAAGTATGCGATTGAAGCTACATCAGTGATCTTTCAAGGAAATCATTCATCTTTCAAGATTTCTTTGATCCATGACTTCAATTACTTGAGTTACGGATTTTTTTCACAAGAGTACTAAATGAAAGGACATATTCTTTTTATCTCTCTATTAAATTTTACTCAAATTAATACTGCAATTGCAGACCGCCCGGATAAACTCCCATTTTACTGATGCAGAGTTTGATATAGCGGATATGGCGCTTTTATTTTACTCGTGAAGATGACGATAATTTTAGGACCAATTAAACCGATATACAAATAAGAGTGAGGCACTCAAGTTTGCTGATAAATCATAACAATCATAAAAGATATAGgtctgatatatatacatacacaagGTCATGTTTGCAGTTCATTCAATTGTATTAGTCGTCAGGTGCCAACTAATCAAAGAAATACACGTCACTGGCCAACACAACACttcaattaaaatattttaaaaaatctaACGAAGTGACATATAATAGTATTTTAGTGGTTTAAATGAGTCGTCGTGCAAATCTTACCACGTAACCCTGACATATTAAGTGCTTTATACAAATACTATAAACAGGTTAATCAACTCTTAAGCCGTGAACTTCAACGGGGTTACGTTTGTTTTCGTCCCAAACATCAACAAGTACCCCTCAATCAAAGCTTCCATGACAACTTATAAGTTTTAGGTACATATTTATGATATTCCTCACATCTAGTGGTCCATTGAAGGGCTTGAATATCTTTTTAATCAATGAGAAAGATTATTAGCTATGATGGTGCGACTTGGAGAGGTAAATGGAGTTGTAGAAGGTTCTTTGAAGCAACATGATGGTAACCTACACCCGAGAAGCATAGAGCCTTAGAAAATCCTATtgaatttgattaattatcatcaAATAACTTTATCTACACTTTTGGCTTTTAAATTATATTTTGTGGATAGTGgcattaatatttttatttgacaTTATGTTAGCATTACGAGTTTGATAATTTTGATTGTAATTGTAGTGATTATGAATTTTCTGTCATTCTGATTTGAAATGATTTGGTTTGATCATTTGACAAAGAATTTTGTTTGACAGTGTTATAATATTTGGGTTGACAATTACTTGTTTGTTCAGAGATTTAAAATATAATTTGTAAAAGGTTACAGGTTTAAAAGGTTATACCACACATTGGATGATATATGTTTTAAATCATTGTATAACGAAGTTATGACAATAATATATTGGTACAACCATTGTGTGAAGTTCACTACGCCAACATTTGTAAAAAATGTTTGTTTGAATTTCACAAAAAGCAGATTGTAACCATTGTATAGTTTCTGAAAAATAAACAACACATCATAACGACACCATAAACTCTTGTTTCAACGACTTAATACAAAACTCACATTATGCGCTTGTGTGATAAGATAAAAAAAACTATACAACGATATTTAATATGGTCAAAACTAGTTGGTGTTATTCTTGATAACATTacactatttttttttaaaaaaaaattgatcgCTATTTGATTTTTGATGGAAATAGTGAATTTGTTAATTGTTGTGTCTCGAGTATTTTCTGAATCGATTTTTCTTGTAGTGCTAGTATGTTACAAGAGCGGTTGAATGAGTTAACTATGTTATAAACCGCTCTAGTATTTCACAATAATGGTTGAATTAACTAAATATGTTATCAATTGAGATAAGTATTCTTGCAAATTTAATTTCTAATGTTTGAATGTTGATGATTTTGCTAGAAAAAATATGATTAAACTAATTTTTAAGTcatgatttatttttttatttttgttgttaGATACTAAAACAAGGTGCATGGGGAAATTTTTTTTAAGACAACATATGACTATTATGGATAAAAAAACCCAAGGTGTAATTAATGTTACGGTTCGTGAGTTTCAAGCCTTTAAGACAACTCTCGTTTTTCTTGGCTCAATTCTGCCTTTTCAAGGACCACTTACCTTGTTATATTCCAAGAATCAAATCAAAAATATAGTTTGGAATGGAAAAGTAAGAACCTTTATATATGTGTTGAGAGCCCATAAATTGGACTAGgtttaggagacttggtggacaagtctttGAGTTTGATTGGACTTTAAAGTCTTATAATGTGGAATTAGCTTTCTTGTCAAATGAGGTTCCTTGAAGGCTATTCTTCACAGAATCATATTCCTAATTGGACACCTCAAATGAGCTgttgatttattttatttatcaattatgaaattaataaataattatggTTTCGGGTCTCATTAATTGGGTACTTTTACTGGACCGGGCTAGATATAATTAATGTAACATTAATAATGTCTTTAGTGTTATTTTTTACTCAAATCAAGGACGTCTTGTAACTCTGCACCTGATGAAAAAGCTGACTCACCACTTCCAATGTTATTGTATTTTTGTTAGGTTTTGTCATTCTAAATTGAGTTTGAAGCTagtattattatatattttaggGGTAACTTTTTTACGGGAAGAAAATTAGAAAATTATAGCATAAACTGAAAACAGAGATCACTGCTCAAGACAGAGGATAAGTCATCGCGAGGTTGAGAAACCGAATTTGGACGGAATAGATTCAAATTGGTTTGCTTTGCAATCCAGTGCGCTGCACCATTACAAGAACGAGACATGAACGAGAAAGTGATGCTGTATTGAAGAGTTATAAGTATGATATCCTAAACTAGAATCACATTATGCAAATGTGCATTAAGATAAAATGTTGAAAGATCAATAGCCACTTCACAATTAGAGTCAATAATAGTACATAATATTTTGTGATGGATGATAAATATGCAAGATTCACGAATTTTCAGAATTTCAGCTTGGAGTGGATATGATGCTTTAACACGACATCTATTACCATATAATATATGAAAATATGAATTTCTTCCAATAACGCTGATTATTTATCTCAATTAAAAGCACGACCATCACAACATACTTCATCAAAGATGAATGTGGAGTAATCTACAGCGGTGAAGAATTATTAATAAAGGAACGAGACTTGATGCATGACTTTTCTAATAGAGATGATAATTTTAACTGAGTTTGAGAACTACTTTGGATAACAGACCGTAGGAAAAATAAACAATGATTAAatactgttaggtcccaatttgtttgtagaagggggggttgaatgcaaacaataccgtttcgtcgaataaaatgcggaataaaattgtgaaacaaaattcaagttaaataaaacttttattaaacttgaaaggtgttacaactacggtatcggttacaagggattaatctcaaatcaattattacaaatttagaataaattcgacatgaactttttctatttttgtaattaaaagatcaaatgctaaaagcgatttgagattaagttctagggattttaatccgctagatagatacacaagaacaagataagtatttctagttgattggatttaactttacaatctagaaaattgatctggaagttgcagaatagatgtaatatttttctgcttctttttctcttttgttcttctgtatgttgtgttctgtttgattgattgatattttgaattgctgcttctgcttctatttaacaatccaaccgagagaaaaagaactggaatgacaatcctttttagcttgaaagactttcggtgagacaatctattagagctagcaagacaattaaaatgaactagcaagactttcggtatgactattgattgtcataccgattgtcatattagttcaaatgaaattgttttactgaattaataattgattttaatctaaataataattctatcaatacaatcaactgaattagcatgacattcggtatgactatcaattgtcataccgattgtcatactagtacaatcagttgtctttttttagaattatcacagattttaatcaattaacattctgaaaatcctcatttattaattctaaattaattaatcaatttaattcaattaatcaataaattaatccttgcagatataatttattctcttaattaaattatatgacttaattaattaatagagaattaatactatccctgagcagcatccattcttctgacaatcttctgaaagtctctgagacttatgaatcaattccgtcactttaatgctgacactcgatgtactgtctggttcatgagtgactaactttcgtgacgtttcttcatgtcttgactttgttgttatgattgaatccttgtaataaatgataccttgacgagatctctgtcacttgattaaatccacgatcttgatttatatcactgaggcatgatcaaattcttgaacttcttccagtgaatcttcaagtctgcagatgaacaatgttcctttattctttgacagatgttactttgtgagatctctctgatgcttgatccactatttacttattacattcttatttgagttgagttaaatactcgaataaacgagtaggctatgacatatgcctttcaatctccccctatttgcttgttagacaataacagcaaatacctagaggataactcaactaacaaataagaaaaagatataaacagtaatgtaaagtaaatagcagaaaagttctggattatatttaacattttccagattccaaatgaaatttacaagtgaatacaagatagatgttcctctagcctgaacatataactacattagtctatcttgattcataacgctctaatcatattacattgagttttgagctaattgactttagttgtcttctcttctgacttcaccttcttctaaatcttgaagcaattccttgtcaaagatacgatctttttctgaagtgaagcttgctggtctgactggttgaactccaactgtcttcaacttattcttgagttgattgtaccttttaacattcttctcacaataagcttgaatcaagtcagcagcttgagtcttcaacatggatgaatatccagcagttctcaaatgatgttccatccagaccagatgcttagctgagtagtctttaagagattgtacatctagctgacagatttgaagacaatcagacttaaagaatctcacttgatgaggattgttgaccacttgaggactagccctgctggcaaactctttaagcctttcccgaagaacttcattcaactctgagcttcttttcactttgtttaaaagaacccaaatctctgacaacgaacgattctcaaatagatgaagtgacaccttgaatgatccttcactctgacaatatacaaaaatgctcatctcatttagggatctatcaaaagcagttgtgatccttgagacttcagtcttgatagcattcatgtacatgtcattgttaggatttgagatttccagcttgtcaagaagatgtaagaactgcctatcattgttagtgcatagctgaggcatatcgagtactctcctagcttcatcccactttccaccaatctttagtctgacatctcttctcctttcttgagctttaatgtcatgaagacgttgcttttgaagagtttctgttctttgtatgtcttttctcctatcaatgatctgtgagaccttcttgagttcagcttcttttctttgcatctctgactgctctttctgaaattctttctcaaacctaggatccactgtatcttcttcttcccaatcttcaaaatcactttcttcttcagcttcaaataacccatctttatcttcctgaactggttcagtgggaatgtcaaaaatatcgaagtcatcctgttctccactgtagtaggcatcatccgcctttcctttatctccagcagaagtatctttttctttccctttggaactactccctttcttctcccccttagttgagggatcctctgctgactttcctttgaaacctccaccacttccagagcctgatcctccaccagacggtccttcaaaataagctctttgttcttcattagggcaatgagaattcttgatcatgtaatataagtgcttcatgccttcatttagatgttccatgcccgtctctatctttagaaatcttgagttgtccagtgaatgattcatctcaacgaggtcttcaagagaagtcattctcgtatgtagggagcagaagttggatatgtcatcagctgataaatttggagtgtcctgaatagaattgagctttggtattacagtagtctttaaatctgagatgtcattccttatgattgcaagctgattgtcgacagaggtggaagaagaagaccgttcaaccacttgtgctttgaatgcttgagcttcagcttgacttttagcaagttcttctttcagggtagcaatctgagctaacaggttgaccgagttgccctccactttctccagataaatctgcgagtggagaatcccataagggagccagagttgttggatctgggaggggagaaaatgactctattaaagatggcggagagtcagattttccctctgaagcatgtgactgctcttctgccataactatggcagacactgtaaccgactctacgtgcactcctcgctgtgtgtcctgagtattatctggggaagtgtatggttccattgtgagtaatggaattgtgcttgactcagtacaagatgccatggccctatggcgaatttcaatagatgcatcctgttgagagaatgcctctagtaactgttcattggccatttcaaagtccatgtcctgttgggaggacaaggatgggctttcagatgcctcagaataggtttttcttttcttaggaggaggcagagctgagggttcactcgtatttgacattgtactacttcctagtaatcttctgggtaacattttagacagtgggggaaaggttgagatagaatgagactctgtgtttggctctatgacctgggattgaagctgtggttctacaacttcatggtcagccctatcaaccactgagggtctgttaacagaagtaggaagagagtgagagtgaggagttactacctataatggaagagcctgggtggcttgaaccactggaggttgaggttgctgttcatggccgggtagattaaaaataggtaagggaatataattggccatgaaagcagatacaagtactggtacttgcataaatttgaaggttgtgtcttgacgagtgtaaatctttttgctaactggtgggggttcggttacagcagagttagcaaaaagtgctttgtgttcaggggtgagtagatgatctgctataagcataagaaaacgagcatagtaacatgataccctacgatttgtagaatgatcacgtaaagcagaagttagacgtctcaagagaatgggaaaaagtagtttgccaaaattgatcctttgattgaaaacaaccgcaagaccaatatactgcagggtggaagtaatgttatgaaaattagattttgtgcagttggcaaacactttggaaagtgtatcgaagaatatatcccattcagacaccaaatttgatttagaaagtttggttaaattgatcaccccctgatagtgaatggcattgaaaaaatttgtgatatcattttcagagggtaaattacagaaattgtctagtggaaaatttaacgcacgattgacgactgtttcatcaactacatactgtgtgtttgcgatggtgaatgaaaaagattttgaatcatcggccacagtagaagttgtgcaaatcagtctaagtagatcgacgtttaaaatcacatttgatttaatagcagagctaacaatcgaatgatcatttaaaaatctaatccaaggcttaaatttttcaacatcacatttttccggattaaaataaccaacctgattatgcgcgacaatttggaaattgagagccatttttttaaagaataataataagacacaagcttttcagaattttaagaataattttaagaaaattcgaattaattaaattaatttaataattcgaattaaattaattataatcgaaaaatttagacagaaatgtatctcgttaaaattcttaaatcactaacacagttttgacaaaccaaaagacacaaataagaaattaaaattaaaattaaaagttcaaattcaataacacaaatggaatttgaaggggcaaactgattttaatttgtttttgcgttttttataataatttttatttaagaaaaattcaacaacatctctttatatatatacttgtaagtatatatcactaaagtgatgattaagtttgctgagtgaaaactcgagcaaggaagaaaTGGATTGATGGTTTTTATTTTTTTccgaggagagagaagagagaaaatgaataaactgttcgaatttttttGAAAGAGAATAAAACTGTTGTGATGGTTTATAACACACGAACACACGCCTTTATatgacagctggtatgacaatccgggattgtcataccgattgtcataccaggcaaaagacagaaaaaaaacaaataaaaataaataactggtatgacaatctgatagtcataccgattgtcataccagtacaaaataaaacaatataattctgatattaattttattactagcatgacaatttttaaaataagcaatcattattactaaaatgactttcagcaagacaatttcaattgtcttgccgattgtctttctagaataagataaaataagcattaacagatttatatttacatgtgtactgaaatgattttcagcaagacaattttaattgtcttgccgattgtctttgcagtagaaaaacaaaataaatatgtACAGACCTCTAATTATGTACTGAAGCTATATTTCAAAATAGTACAactgaaataaacacttaaaattttcacagagacaaagacaatatttcagaattaattatttttattccaaaaatagatttctgttgaattttagcaaataaaattcatagaaaaatatctttagaggaaataaaatattctgagatattttaaattaacaagtagagtaaataacatagataagataatatatattacatagaaataagcaagaaatatgataaaatgataaaataaatttgcaaatgaatttttcatttatgaaaaattcatttgtaaattcattcaagaacagattccagatattaattaaattaatcactaaaactatttaacatgcccaatttaccaactaatctggtaaatgtggattcgtcaagtggtttagtgaaaatatctgctatttgttcttctgttggaacaaaaaatagttcaacagtaccattcatgacgtgctctctaataaaatgatacctgatgtcaatgtgctttgtcctcgagtgctgcacagggttgttggtgatggctattgcacttgtattgtcacataagataggaatcttgttcaatacagagccatagtctcgtagttggttcctaatccacaagatttgagcacagcagcttccagcagcaatatattcagcctcggccgttgagttggaaactgtttgctgtttcttgctgtaccatgagactagcctgcttcctaagaattgacaacttcctgaggtgcttttcctatcaacaacacttcctgcataatctgaatctgtatatccgacaaggttaaaaccagattct is a genomic window containing:
- the LOC141712201 gene encoding histone H3.3; this encodes MARTKQTARKSTGGKAPRKQLATKAARKSAPTTGGVKKPHRYRPGTVALREIRKYQKSTELLIRKLPFQRLVREIAQDFKTDLRFQSHAVLALQEAAEAYLVGLFEDTNLCAIHAKRVTIMPKDIQLARRIRGERA